One window from the genome of Verrucomicrobiota bacterium encodes:
- a CDS encoding UPF0236 family protein, which yields MSFGDVQKAGNTWAATVAKLPWAASTKLHVVGDGATWIAEQARQCLGAKDYLVDFYHVCDYLAAASPKAATSPKWLDTQKRRLKSNRPDKVIRSLEPYVEAEGIPQGETPVRNAMRYLQNRIEQLDYRSAIENGLPTGSGMIGSAHRHVLQDRLKIAGAWWTEQNARNMAALRVARANGEEALHWRN from the coding sequence GTGAGCTTCGGCGACGTCCAAAAGGCCGGAAACACGTGGGCGGCAACTGTGGCGAAGCTGCCTTGGGCGGCATCGACCAAGCTCCATGTCGTCGGCGACGGGGCCACGTGGATCGCCGAACAGGCCCGGCAATGCCTGGGAGCCAAAGACTATCTCGTGGACTTTTACCATGTCTGCGACTACCTCGCCGCAGCATCGCCGAAGGCGGCTACTTCTCCCAAGTGGCTCGATACCCAAAAAAGACGGCTTAAAAGTAATCGACCGGACAAGGTCATCCGCTCCCTCGAACCTTACGTGGAAGCCGAAGGCATCCCGCAAGGCGAAACTCCCGTCCGTAACGCCATGCGTTACCTGCAAAACCGCATTGAACAACTCGATTATCGCTCGGCGATTGAAAACGGCCTGCCCACCGGTTCCGGCATGATCGGAAGCGCCCATCGACACGTCCTGCAAGACAGACTCAAGATCGCCGGTGCTTGGTGGACCGAACAAAACGCACGAAACATGGCCGCTCTCAGAGTCGCCAGAGCCAACGGGGAAGAAGCACTCCATTGGAGAAACTGA
- a CDS encoding transposase — MPRPLRVEYAGACYHVINRGNYRQRIFGGKGAAEAFERTLGEAADRFGWELGAYVIMSNHFHLAVQLGEPNLSEGMKWLQGTWVRRFNRYRNWTGRPFQGRYKGILVEPGHVYGQVCHYIHLNPLRAKLESEETIGDYRWSSLHWLGKRRCPRWLDGSVVLEEAGGLTDTPAGWRNYRRYLAWMGTDNRERKRLMEAKLSRGWCKGSKDFRKSMWDEAKQRGADWDRVRFEGLDPAELNKEREVRWEEQLEEVASIAKIDLENLPLGKMAEPKAILAAAMKRATSVSNGWLAERLEMGSAATVSQAAQRVVLKEESGQEVEKLVGELRVLR; from the coding sequence ATGCCGAGGCCACTACGAGTTGAGTATGCGGGGGCGTGCTACCATGTAATTAACCGAGGGAATTACCGTCAGCGTATCTTTGGTGGGAAGGGGGCAGCGGAGGCGTTTGAGCGGACTTTGGGAGAAGCAGCCGACCGTTTTGGCTGGGAGTTGGGAGCGTATGTGATTATGAGCAATCACTTTCATCTTGCCGTTCAGCTGGGCGAACCGAATTTGAGTGAGGGGATGAAATGGTTGCAGGGGACTTGGGTGCGGCGATTCAACCGTTACCGGAATTGGACGGGGCGACCGTTCCAGGGGCGTTACAAGGGGATTCTGGTTGAGCCTGGTCATGTTTATGGTCAGGTGTGCCACTACATTCATTTGAACCCATTAAGAGCGAAACTGGAATCGGAAGAAACGATTGGCGACTACCGCTGGAGCAGTCTGCACTGGCTGGGAAAGAGGCGTTGTCCGCGATGGTTAGACGGATCGGTTGTTCTCGAGGAGGCGGGAGGATTGACGGATACACCCGCTGGCTGGCGCAATTATCGGAGGTATCTAGCATGGATGGGGACCGATAACCGTGAACGGAAGAGGTTGATGGAAGCAAAGCTGAGTCGTGGTTGGTGTAAGGGCTCCAAAGATTTTCGGAAATCGATGTGGGATGAAGCGAAGCAGCGGGGAGCCGATTGGGATCGGGTGCGTTTTGAAGGGCTGGATCCTGCTGAGCTCAACAAAGAAAGAGAAGTTCGTTGGGAGGAACAGCTGGAGGAGGTCGCTAGCATTGCGAAAATCGATCTGGAGAATCTCCCGTTAGGAAAGATGGCAGAGCCGAAAGCGATTCTTGCGGCGGCAATGAAACGGGCGACATCGGTGAGTAATGGCTGGCTGGCAGAACGGTTGGAGATGGGATCAGCGGCAACGGTCAGTCAGGCGGCTCAGAGGGTGGTTTTGAAGGAAGAGAGTGGTCAGGAGGTGGAGAAGTTGGTGGGGGAGTTGAGAGTGTTGCGATGA
- a CDS encoding DUF4172 domain-containing protein has product MTWNWQQEDWPNFVYQPAKLAAFEANFMKESGVVIGAFRHLDEDDRDILKVDLLSAEALKTSAIEGELLDRETLQSSIRRQFGLHTDRRQTSPAEQGIAEMMVELYHGYEKPLSHETIFEWHQQLMNGRRDLRDIGRYRTHDDSMQIVSGPVHDPRVHFEAPPSHRVKTEMNAFIRWFNGSPIAGVKRKI; this is encoded by the coding sequence ATGACATGGAACTGGCAGCAAGAGGATTGGCCTAATTTCGTTTACCAACCAGCGAAGTTAGCGGCTTTTGAAGCGAATTTCATGAAGGAATCCGGCGTAGTCATCGGTGCGTTTCGTCATTTGGATGAGGATGACAGGGATATCCTCAAGGTGGATCTGCTTAGTGCTGAAGCACTGAAGACATCCGCAATTGAAGGGGAGCTACTGGATCGCGAGACCTTACAATCATCGATTCGGAGGCAGTTCGGTTTGCATACGGATCGCCGCCAAACTTCCCCGGCTGAGCAAGGTATCGCGGAAATGATGGTCGAACTTTACCATGGGTATGAAAAACCACTGTCTCACGAAACGATCTTTGAGTGGCACCAGCAACTGATGAATGGAAGGCGAGACCTCAGGGATATTGGCCGCTACCGGACCCATGATGACTCAATGCAGATAGTCTCTGGTCCTGTCCATGACCCGAGGGTCCATTTCGAAGCGCCGCCATCCCACCGGGTGAAGACGGAAATGAATGCCTTTATCCGATGGTTCAATGGGTCTCCCATAGCAGGGGTCAAACGCAAAATATAA
- a CDS encoding transposase, which yields MPRKQRIEYPGAIYHVISRGNYRKDLFTEKKTGEAFERTIFQAAERCGWKIYAYVIMSNHYHLALETPEPNLVEGMKWLQSTFATRFNRFHGERGHVFQGRYKSLVVEEDRPLLGLIDYIHLNPVRAGLCSVDELKNYPLSSFPKYFKRQVSPQLDREIVLLLCEQPNTLKGFREYHKRLKYREEGDGALRGELSKRYCRGWFLGSKRAKKELAKELVKENPFADWEGVDLKEVNQARWESVVGEELSKRRLGEKDIESSPKGAQWKVEIAKRLRKETTARNPWIAARLRMGHPNYVSNLVNR from the coding sequence ATGCCGCGGAAGCAACGAATCGAATACCCTGGAGCGATCTATCATGTGATCAGTCGTGGGAATTACCGAAAAGATCTCTTTACGGAGAAGAAGACCGGGGAGGCGTTTGAGCGGACTATTTTTCAGGCAGCAGAACGATGTGGATGGAAGATTTATGCCTATGTGATTATGAGCAACCACTATCACTTGGCCTTGGAAACACCGGAACCGAACCTGGTGGAGGGGATGAAGTGGTTGCAGAGTACCTTTGCCACTCGCTTCAACCGCTTTCACGGTGAAAGGGGGCACGTTTTTCAGGGTCGGTATAAGTCACTGGTTGTGGAGGAAGATCGCCCGCTGCTTGGACTGATCGACTACATCCATCTCAATCCGGTAAGGGCTGGTTTGTGTTCCGTGGATGAACTTAAGAACTATCCGCTTTCCAGCTTTCCCAAATACTTCAAACGGCAAGTGTCTCCTCAGCTGGATCGGGAGATTGTTTTGCTGCTTTGCGAGCAGCCAAACACCTTGAAAGGATTTCGAGAATACCACAAGCGATTGAAATATCGGGAGGAGGGTGATGGTGCCTTGCGGGGAGAACTTTCGAAACGCTATTGCCGGGGTTGGTTTCTCGGGAGCAAGAGAGCGAAGAAGGAGTTGGCCAAGGAGCTAGTCAAAGAGAATCCCTTCGCAGACTGGGAAGGGGTTGATTTGAAGGAAGTCAATCAGGCTCGCTGGGAGAGTGTCGTGGGGGAAGAACTTTCGAAGCGAAGGCTTGGAGAAAAGGACATTGAGTCGAGTCCAAAAGGGGCGCAATGGAAGGTGGAAATCGCCAAACGCTTGCGCAAGGAGACCACAGCAAGGAATCCATGGATCGCAGCTCGGCTGAGAATGGGCCATCCGAACTATGTGAGTAATTTGGTGAATCGATAG
- a CDS encoding transposase: MARKQRIEYPGAVYHVISRGNYRKDLFTGEKTGEAFEKTIFQAAERCGWKIYAYVVMSNHYHLALETPEPNLVEGMKWLQSTFATRFNRFRGEKGHVFQGRYKSLVVGDDRPLLGLIDYIHLNPVRAGLCSVDQLRDYPRSSFSKFFKRQVSLPLDRESVLSLCGLPNSLKGTRDYHERLRYLEEGDRARGGELSKRYCRGWFLGNKESKKELAKELVKENPFAAWEGVDLKEVNEARWERIVIKELSRHNRGEGDIASDPKGASWKVEIAKLLRNETTAKNPWIADRLRMGHPNYVSNLVNR, encoded by the coding sequence ATGGCGCGAAAGCAACGAATTGAATACCCCGGCGCAGTGTATCATGTGATCAGTCGGGGGAACTACCGGAAGGATCTGTTTACTGGTGAGAAGACGGGTGAGGCTTTTGAGAAAACCATCTTTCAGGCAGCGGAACGATGTGGCTGGAAGATTTATGCCTATGTGGTGATGAGTAACCATTACCATCTGGCGTTGGAAACTCCGGAGCCGAACCTGGTAGAGGGGATGAAGTGGTTACAGAGCACCTTTGCGACACGTTTCAATCGTTTCCGCGGAGAAAAGGGGCATGTATTTCAAGGGCGCTACAAGTCTCTGGTGGTGGGGGACGATCGCCCCTTACTTGGGCTCATTGACTACATTCACCTCAATCCGGTCAGGGCTGGACTCTGTTCGGTGGATCAATTAAGGGACTATCCACGTTCCAGCTTTTCGAAATTTTTCAAGCGGCAAGTCTCGCTTCCTCTGGACCGTGAGTCCGTTCTCTCACTGTGTGGCTTGCCGAACAGCTTGAAGGGAACGCGCGACTACCATGAACGTCTGAGATATCTTGAGGAGGGTGATCGAGCACGGGGTGGAGAACTGTCGAAGCGGTATTGCCGCGGTTGGTTTCTTGGGAACAAGGAATCAAAGAAAGAACTGGCAAAGGAGCTTGTAAAAGAGAATCCCTTCGCCGCCTGGGAAGGAGTCGATTTAAAGGAGGTCAACGAAGCTCGTTGGGAACGTATTGTGATCAAAGAGTTATCGAGGCATAATCGTGGAGAAGGAGACATAGCGTCTGATCCGAAGGGAGCTTCTTGGAAAGTGGAAATTGCAAAGCTTTTGCGAAATGAGACTACGGCAAAGAATCCCTGGATTGCGGATCGCCTCAGAATGGGGCATCCGAACTACGTGAGTAATTTGGTGAATAGATGA